A window of Tautonia plasticadhaerens contains these coding sequences:
- a CDS encoding sulfatase-like hydrolase/transferase, with amino-acid sequence MAYRDLGCFGSPSNRTPAIDGLARDGVRLTQYCVAHVDCSPSRAGLLTGRQPWRSGIVDVLRSDSPIGLPGEEITMAEALRGLGYATMAIGKWHLGDRPESLPTNHGFDGNLGLPYSMDMAPTILIRDEEIVEELPGDAVADLTGRYTDEATRFLEEDREGPFFLYLSHTLPHPPLNIPGRFRGDGRPAYNDAIEYLDAENGRLLGAIDRLGLADSTLIVFTSDNGPMAAEGDAGPLRGRIRDSYEGGLRVPFVARFPGRIPPGRVVDEPVVAFDLFPTLVTLAGGTPPDDRELDGQDVWSLLDGSGTVDRTSPFVWAYDDEVTAVRSGRWKLLLGNQDVRFPSAMRFDVEADPGEANDLAADHPDVVAGLRGFAEEYERQLPVVWTLR; translated from the coding sequence CTGGCCTACCGGGATCTCGGCTGCTTCGGCAGCCCCTCGAACCGGACCCCGGCGATCGACGGCCTGGCGAGGGACGGGGTCCGGCTGACGCAGTACTGCGTGGCCCACGTGGACTGCTCGCCGTCGAGGGCCGGGCTCCTGACCGGGAGGCAGCCGTGGCGGAGCGGCATCGTCGACGTGCTCCGGTCGGACTCGCCGATCGGCCTCCCGGGAGAGGAGATCACGATGGCCGAGGCGCTCCGGGGCCTCGGCTACGCGACCATGGCCATCGGCAAGTGGCACCTGGGCGACCGGCCCGAGTCCCTGCCGACGAACCACGGCTTCGACGGCAACCTCGGCCTGCCCTACTCGATGGACATGGCGCCGACGATCCTGATCCGGGACGAGGAGATCGTCGAGGAACTGCCCGGTGATGCGGTGGCCGACCTCACCGGTCGCTACACCGACGAGGCGACCCGGTTCCTGGAGGAGGACCGCGAGGGCCCGTTCTTCCTCTACCTCTCCCACACCCTGCCGCATCCTCCCCTGAACATCCCCGGCCGGTTCCGGGGGGACGGGAGGCCGGCCTACAACGACGCGATCGAGTACCTCGACGCCGAGAACGGGAGGCTGCTGGGGGCGATCGACCGCCTCGGCCTGGCCGACTCCACGCTGATCGTCTTCACCTCCGACAACGGCCCGATGGCCGCCGAGGGGGACGCCGGGCCCCTCCGGGGCCGCATCCGGGACTCGTACGAGGGGGGCCTCCGCGTCCCGTTCGTGGCGAGGTTCCCCGGCCGGATCCCTCCCGGCCGGGTGGTGGACGAGCCGGTCGTCGCCTTCGACCTGTTCCCGACGCTCGTCACCCTGGCCGGCGGGACCCCGCCCGACGACCGTGAGCTGGACGGGCAGGACGTCTGGTCGCTGCTCGACGGATCGGGGACGGTGGATCGGACGAGCCCGTTCGTCTGGGCCTACGACGACGAGGTGACGGCCGTCCGGTCGGGCCGCTGGAAGCTGCTCCTGGGCAATCAGGACGTCCGGTTCCCCTCGGCGATGCGGTTCGACGTCGAGGCCGACCCGGGAGAGGCGAACGACCTGGCGGCGGATCACCCGGACGTCGTCGCCGGGCTCCGGGGGTTCGCCGAGGAGTACGAGCGGCAACTGCCGGTCGTCTGGACCCTGCGCTAA
- a CDS encoding fumarylacetoacetate hydrolase family protein, giving the protein MRLCRFSLDDDVPLTGFYRDDRVVPIDQAIEAFTEAMQLELLILDTDDPLGLLPPNGASHHAAWELARWVDGLGGEALDELAIPVEDVLLLPPIERPGKILMLARNYPEHSVEVGDIAAERAETFPYVFMKPITTMVGARDEVVIPGISPDGIDWEVELGVVIGAACKGVSEEDALKYVAGYTVINDVSDRGFRPNPSRKKRERDAFFDWLHGKWHDTFCPIGPCIRSSDSLPNPQALRLRLSVDDEPMQDGSTSQMIFPVAAIVSFVSSIVTLEPGDVIGTGTPGGTGKGRGRFLKPGEVMTAEIDGIGRLVNPVVAEQE; this is encoded by the coding sequence ATGCGACTCTGCCGATTTTCGCTCGACGACGACGTGCCACTGACCGGCTTCTACCGGGACGATCGCGTGGTGCCGATCGACCAGGCGATCGAGGCCTTCACCGAGGCGATGCAGCTGGAGCTGCTGATCCTCGACACCGACGACCCGCTCGGCCTGCTGCCGCCGAACGGGGCGTCGCACCACGCCGCCTGGGAGCTGGCCCGCTGGGTGGACGGGCTGGGGGGCGAGGCGCTGGACGAGCTGGCCATCCCGGTCGAGGACGTGCTGCTGCTGCCGCCGATCGAGCGGCCGGGCAAGATCCTGATGCTCGCGCGGAACTACCCCGAGCACAGCGTCGAGGTGGGGGACATCGCGGCCGAACGCGCCGAGACGTTCCCGTACGTCTTCATGAAGCCGATCACCACCATGGTCGGCGCCCGGGACGAGGTGGTCATCCCCGGGATCTCCCCCGACGGGATCGACTGGGAGGTGGAGCTGGGGGTGGTGATCGGCGCGGCCTGCAAGGGCGTTTCGGAGGAGGACGCCCTGAAGTACGTGGCCGGCTACACGGTCATCAACGACGTGAGCGACCGGGGCTTCCGGCCCAACCCCTCCCGCAAGAAGCGGGAGCGGGACGCCTTCTTCGACTGGCTGCACGGCAAGTGGCACGACACCTTCTGCCCGATCGGCCCCTGCATCCGGTCGAGCGACTCGCTGCCGAACCCGCAGGCCCTGCGATTACGGCTGTCGGTCGACGACGAGCCGATGCAGGACGGGAGCACGTCGCAGATGATCTTCCCCGTGGCGGCGATCGTCAGCTTCGTCAGCTCGATCGTCACCCTGGAGCCGGGGGACGTCATCGGCACCGGCACCCCCGGCGGCACCGGCAAGGGCCGGGGCCGGTTCCTGAAGCCGGGCGAGGTGATGACGGCGGAGATCGACGGGATCGGCCGGCTGGTCAACCCGGTGGTGGCGGAGCAGGAGTGA
- a CDS encoding aminopeptidase produces MTDDQLRRWADLLCDYCLGVKPGEVIALGSELEGRPLVEACYRAIVRRGAYPVVRLDLPGLAEYFVEHAPEAMLSYLPPLSLYEAQAVDARIRIAAEHDTKAMSRVDPRRQAAVDRTRAPLRREAMKRRWVLTQFPTPAYAEDAGMSLAEYEAFVGRALFLDRDDPVAAWVDLGRSQAGLVEFMSGVSDLHIEGPETDLRLSVAGRTWINSDGRRNMPSGEIFTGPVEDSARGRLRCSFPVCRGGREVSGIALEFEGGRVVRASADSEEAYLHSMLDLDDGARLLGEIGLGLNPGIDRFTGSILFDEKIGGTVHLALGQSYPETGGVNTSALHWDLILDLRRGGRITADGSLVMEDGRWLVG; encoded by the coding sequence ATGACCGACGACCAGCTCCGCCGATGGGCCGACCTGCTCTGCGATTACTGCCTCGGGGTGAAGCCCGGCGAGGTGATCGCCCTGGGTTCGGAGCTGGAGGGCCGCCCCCTGGTCGAGGCCTGCTACCGGGCGATCGTCCGGCGGGGGGCCTACCCGGTCGTCCGGCTCGACCTGCCGGGCCTCGCCGAATACTTCGTCGAGCACGCCCCCGAGGCGATGCTCTCCTACCTCCCCCCGCTCTCGCTCTACGAGGCCCAGGCGGTCGACGCCCGGATCCGGATCGCCGCCGAGCACGACACGAAGGCGATGAGCCGGGTCGACCCGAGGCGTCAGGCCGCCGTCGACCGCACCCGGGCCCCGCTCCGACGCGAGGCGATGAAACGGCGCTGGGTGCTCACCCAGTTCCCGACCCCGGCCTATGCCGAAGACGCCGGGATGAGCCTGGCCGAGTACGAGGCGTTCGTCGGCCGGGCCCTGTTCCTCGACCGGGACGATCCGGTCGCCGCCTGGGTCGACCTCGGCCGTAGCCAGGCCGGGCTCGTCGAGTTCATGTCGGGCGTCTCGGATCTCCACATCGAAGGGCCGGAAACCGACCTCCGCCTCTCGGTCGCCGGGAGGACCTGGATCAACTCCGACGGCCGCCGCAACATGCCCTCCGGGGAGATCTTCACCGGCCCCGTCGAGGACTCCGCCCGGGGCCGCCTGCGGTGCAGCTTCCCCGTCTGCCGGGGGGGCCGGGAGGTCTCCGGCATCGCCCTCGAATTCGAGGGCGGCCGGGTCGTCCGGGCCTCCGCCGACTCCGAGGAGGCCTACCTGCACTCGATGCTCGACCTCGATGACGGCGCCCGCCTCCTCGGCGAGATCGGCCTGGGCCTGAACCCCGGCATCGACCGCTTCACCGGCAGCATCCTCTTCGACGAGAAGATCGGCGGCACCGTCCACCTCGCCCTCGGCCAGAGCTACCCCGAGACCGGCGGCGTGAACACCTCCGCCCTCCACTGGGATCTCATCCTCGACCTCCGCCGGGGCGGCCGGATCACCGCCGACGGCTCCCTCGTGATGGAAGACGGCCGCTGGCTCGTCGGCTGA
- a CDS encoding phytanoyl-CoA dioxygenase family protein, giving the protein MATVTDLSRASRPVGSLFSRNLAEDPDRFRLSDDQVRFFEENGYLPGVRILDDDQVEALRAELAEWFDPDHPGRELWYEYHSNESADPDRVLFHALGAWRIKPGFHDILWNPAFAVPASQLLGGAVRFWHDQLFCKPAKHGGVVAWHQDYSYWTRTVPMAHLTCWIGLDDSTIDNGCVHYVPGSHRWPLLPITELAGDMDGIREALDDEQWAMFQEPVAVELKAGEATFHHPLMVHGSFANRTDRPRRATVINAFRDGVRSDSDATLLEGVPPIPKGRPMDGPFFPLLYDPAGS; this is encoded by the coding sequence ATGGCCACCGTCACCGACCTCTCCCGGGCCTCCCGGCCCGTCGGTTCGCTGTTCTCGAGGAACCTGGCCGAGGACCCCGACCGCTTCCGCCTCTCCGACGACCAGGTCCGGTTCTTCGAGGAGAACGGCTACCTCCCCGGCGTCCGGATCCTCGACGATGACCAGGTCGAGGCCCTCCGCGCCGAGCTGGCCGAGTGGTTCGACCCCGACCACCCCGGCCGGGAACTCTGGTACGAATACCACTCCAACGAGTCGGCCGACCCCGACCGGGTCCTCTTCCACGCCCTGGGGGCCTGGCGGATCAAGCCCGGCTTCCACGACATCCTCTGGAACCCGGCCTTCGCCGTCCCCGCCTCGCAGCTGCTCGGCGGTGCCGTCCGGTTCTGGCACGACCAGCTCTTCTGCAAGCCCGCGAAGCACGGCGGCGTGGTGGCCTGGCACCAGGACTACTCCTACTGGACCCGCACCGTCCCCATGGCACACCTGACCTGCTGGATCGGCCTGGACGACAGCACGATCGACAACGGCTGCGTCCACTACGTCCCCGGCAGCCACCGCTGGCCCCTGCTCCCGATCACCGAGCTTGCCGGCGACATGGACGGGATCCGGGAGGCGCTCGACGACGAGCAGTGGGCCATGTTCCAGGAACCCGTCGCCGTCGAGCTGAAGGCCGGGGAGGCCACCTTCCACCACCCCTTGATGGTCCACGGCTCGTTCGCCAACCGGACCGACCGCCCCCGGCGCGCCACCGTCATCAACGCCTTCCGAGACGGCGTCCGCTCCGACTCCGACGCCACCCTCCTCGAGGGCGTCCCCCCCATCCCCAAGGGCCGGCCGATGGACGGGCCGTTCTTCCCCCTGCTCTACGATCCGGCGGGGAGCTGA
- a CDS encoding Uma2 family endonuclease: MAIAPSVSNEPDAEELLRSVEEGRFELVDGELKEKTPMGAEANLLALDLLFRLTDHARRDRLGLVLGIETGFQIFPHEPRRVRYPDGAFVRAEKLAGQRPPRGLVKVAPELVIEVVSPNDLAEEVNARLSDYLRAGVPLLWLLYPLTRQAQVFRADGTANWIGPDGVLDGEDVLPGFSCSLRELFSVIDPEPTA, encoded by the coding sequence ATGGCCATCGCTCCCTCCGTCTCGAATGAACCCGACGCGGAAGAACTCCTTCGCTCCGTCGAAGAAGGTCGCTTCGAACTGGTCGACGGCGAGTTGAAGGAGAAGACCCCGATGGGGGCGGAAGCGAACCTGCTGGCGCTCGACCTGCTCTTCCGCCTGACCGATCATGCCCGTCGTGATCGTCTCGGCCTGGTCCTCGGGATCGAGACGGGCTTCCAGATCTTCCCGCACGAGCCGAGGCGTGTCCGGTACCCCGATGGGGCCTTCGTCCGGGCGGAGAAGCTGGCCGGTCAGAGACCGCCCAGGGGCCTCGTAAAGGTCGCCCCCGAGCTGGTCATCGAGGTGGTGTCGCCGAACGACCTGGCCGAGGAGGTCAACGCCAGGCTCTCGGACTACCTGCGGGCGGGCGTGCCGCTGCTCTGGCTCCTCTACCCGCTCACCCGACAGGCGCAGGTCTTCCGGGCGGATGGGACGGCCAACTGGATTGGGCCGGACGGAGTCCTCGACGGTGAGGATGTCCTGCCGGGCTTCTCCTGTTCGCTCCGCGAGCTGTTCTCGGTCATCGACCCCGAGCCGACCGCCTGA
- a CDS encoding nucleoside hydrolase-like domain-containing protein, whose amino-acid sequence MNLLGILIGSIAATAPQADGPAPGRPRLVVLTDIGGDPDDMQSMRRLMLYANEFEVVGLVASASGTPGEVGRAVTRPDLIREIIDDYEQVVANLRLHADGYPDPDALRAVVRGGDPERGVSNVGEGRSTGGSELIAGAVEASGRPLHVAIWGGAHDLAQALHDLRSRHPADRLEELLGRVRVYAIADQDKWDSRVQGTGEWIRENFPGLRYVESGPPGSDRFSAAFRGMYQNDSKGRDGPTLPLVTDEVARLGQADWVGRNVRDGHGPIGADYPIVGQNPGTERNTRGLKEGDTPSWFFVLSNGLGDPAEPTFGGWGGRFRHDEGGHFVDAEDEHPNGEGDAGLRRKWTVARWRRAYQHDFAARLDWCVSTRDRANHAPVAAVDGEDGRGFVVREASPGSTVSLDASGSTDPDGDPITYRWWIYREPSDPDSEAMISGEDGPRALVSIPEGATGGTVHVILEVEDGGEPSLVGYRRVLVRVGPGR is encoded by the coding sequence ATGAACCTGCTGGGAATCCTGATCGGCTCGATCGCCGCGACGGCCCCCCAGGCCGACGGGCCCGCCCCGGGGAGGCCCCGGCTGGTCGTGCTGACGGACATCGGCGGCGACCCGGACGACATGCAGTCGATGCGTCGGCTGATGCTCTATGCCAACGAGTTCGAGGTCGTCGGGCTGGTCGCCTCGGCGAGCGGGACCCCCGGGGAGGTGGGCCGGGCGGTCACCCGGCCGGACCTGATCCGCGAGATCATCGACGATTACGAGCAGGTCGTGGCCAACCTCCGGCTCCATGCCGACGGCTACCCCGACCCCGACGCCCTCCGCGCCGTCGTCCGCGGCGGGGATCCGGAGCGGGGCGTGTCGAACGTCGGCGAGGGGCGGTCGACCGGGGGCTCCGAGCTGATCGCCGGGGCCGTCGAGGCCTCGGGGCGTCCGCTGCACGTCGCCATCTGGGGAGGGGCGCACGACCTGGCCCAGGCGCTGCATGACCTCCGGTCCCGCCACCCCGCCGATCGGCTGGAGGAGTTGCTCGGCCGAGTGCGCGTCTATGCGATTGCCGACCAGGACAAGTGGGATTCCCGGGTGCAGGGGACCGGCGAGTGGATCCGGGAGAACTTCCCCGGGCTCCGGTACGTCGAGAGCGGCCCGCCCGGGTCGGACCGCTTCTCGGCCGCCTTCCGGGGCATGTACCAGAACGACTCGAAGGGCCGGGACGGGCCGACCCTGCCGCTGGTGACCGACGAGGTGGCGAGGCTCGGCCAGGCCGACTGGGTCGGGCGGAACGTCCGGGACGGTCACGGGCCGATCGGGGCGGACTACCCGATCGTCGGCCAGAATCCGGGCACCGAGCGGAACACCCGGGGGCTGAAGGAGGGGGACACGCCCTCCTGGTTCTTCGTGCTCTCCAACGGCCTGGGAGACCCTGCCGAGCCGACCTTCGGCGGCTGGGGGGGCCGGTTCCGGCACGACGAGGGGGGCCACTTCGTCGACGCCGAGGACGAGCACCCGAACGGCGAGGGCGACGCCGGGCTCCGGCGGAAGTGGACCGTCGCCCGGTGGCGACGGGCCTATCAGCACGACTTCGCCGCGAGGCTGGACTGGTGCGTCTCGACCCGCGACCGGGCCAATCACGCCCCGGTCGCGGCGGTCGACGGCGAGGACGGGCGAGGGTTCGTGGTCCGGGAGGCGTCCCCCGGTTCGACGGTCAGCCTCGACGCGAGCGGCTCGACCGACCCGGACGGGGACCCGATCACCTACCGATGGTGGATCTACCGGGAGCCGTCGGATCCGGATTCGGAGGCGATGATCTCGGGGGAGGACGGGCCGAGGGCCCTCGTCTCGATCCCGGAGGGGGCGACCGGGGGGACGGTCCACGTGATCCTGGAGGTCGAGGACGGCGGCGAGCCGAGCCTGGTCGGCTACCGCCGCGTGCTCGTCCGCGTCGGGCCGGGCCGCTGA
- a CDS encoding esterase/lipase family protein produces MPFVLATIAALSLSGDRVGAGWHPQSRGAEPTLTLRDPYRPGAIPVVLIHGMGSTARTWGPMIDRIKDDPVLATRYQFWTFSYDSCVALPLSAARFRSCLTRTRWALDPSGLDPALDRMVLVGQSQGGLIAKAAAQDGGWTLWDSTFSRRPEAIRCPPETRAELVDAFLTRRVPSVGRLVFIATPHHGSKGPAAATARLKEYLLTDRRQGELAGPIGEVVRLNGKEVLVPDLRRVPVGAVGGLAWDSPILDALNRIPIAPDVRRHSIIPQLGTPHHHLDTDGIVRYESSHLDEVDSEVIVPGGHVSLRRPEVAAEVARILRLHLAEQGVGVASPKAAFGRGAGPLPPASPARGISPPP; encoded by the coding sequence GTGCCCTTCGTGCTGGCGACGATCGCCGCCCTGTCCCTCTCGGGCGACCGTGTCGGGGCCGGCTGGCATCCCCAGAGCCGGGGGGCCGAGCCGACGCTCACCCTGAGGGACCCCTACCGGCCCGGGGCGATCCCGGTGGTCCTGATCCACGGGATGGGCTCGACCGCCCGGACCTGGGGGCCGATGATCGACCGGATCAAGGACGACCCGGTCCTGGCGACCCGCTATCAGTTCTGGACCTTCTCCTATGATTCCTGCGTCGCCCTGCCGCTCTCGGCGGCGCGGTTCCGGTCATGCCTGACCCGGACGCGATGGGCGCTCGACCCCTCGGGCCTCGACCCGGCGCTGGACCGCATGGTCCTAGTCGGCCAGAGCCAGGGGGGCCTCATCGCCAAGGCCGCCGCCCAGGACGGCGGCTGGACCCTGTGGGACTCGACCTTCAGCCGGAGGCCCGAGGCGATCCGCTGCCCCCCCGAGACCCGGGCCGAGCTGGTCGACGCCTTCCTCACCCGACGGGTCCCGTCGGTCGGGCGCCTGGTCTTCATCGCCACGCCGCATCACGGCTCGAAGGGGCCGGCGGCGGCGACGGCCCGGCTCAAGGAGTACCTGCTCACCGACCGTCGGCAAGGCGAGCTGGCCGGGCCGATCGGCGAGGTGGTCCGGCTCAACGGGAAGGAGGTGCTCGTCCCCGACCTGCGTCGGGTGCCGGTCGGCGCGGTGGGGGGCCTGGCCTGGGACAGCCCGATCCTCGACGCCCTGAACCGGATCCCGATCGCCCCGGACGTCCGCCGCCACTCGATCATCCCCCAGCTCGGCACCCCGCACCACCACCTCGACACCGACGGCATCGTGCGGTACGAGAGTTCCCACCTCGACGAGGTCGACTCCGAGGTGATCGTCCCCGGCGGTCACGTCTCGCTCCGGAGGCCCGAGGTCGCCGCCGAGGTCGCCCGCATCCTCCGCCTGCACCTGGCCGAGCAGGGCGTCGGGGTTGCCTCTCCCAAGGCGGCCTTCGGCCGGGGTGCCGGCCCCCTCCCCCCGGCGTCCCCCGCACGAGGCATTTCGCCCCCCCCGTAA